A window of the Lactuca sativa cultivar Salinas chromosome 5, Lsat_Salinas_v11, whole genome shotgun sequence genome harbors these coding sequences:
- the LOC111877703 gene encoding calmodulin-like protein 30 has protein sequence MSKTSFLDIQYNISRRKFLRKPSRMFSSSDRQSSGLPIFQPNVTEMRRVFDKFDRDKDGKISRGEYKAIIRALKQGSTDRDVQKIFEVADLDGDGFISFKEFMEVQKKGGGVKAVDVQSAFRTFDMDGDGKITVEEVFELMKRLGERCSLQDCRKMVRAVDSNQDGVIDMDEFMTMMTQNTNI, from the coding sequence ATGTCGAAAACAAGCTTTCTTGACATCCAATACAACATCTCAAGGCGTAAGTTTCTTCGGAAACCGTCGCGGATGTTCTCTAGTAGCGACAGACAGTCGTCTGGCCTGCCTATATTCCAACCAAACGTGACTGAGATGAGGCGCGTTTTTGACAAGTTTGATCGTGACAAAGATGGTAAAATATCGaggggagaatacaaggctaTAATTAGGGCACTGAAACAAGGGAGTACAGATAGAGACGTACAAAAGATATTTGAGGTGGCGGATTTGGATGGCGATGGGTTTATCAGTTTTAAGGAGTTTATGGAGGTGCAAAAGAAAGGTGGCGGGGTGAAGGCTGTGGATGTGCAAAGTGCATTTCGGACATTTGATATGGATGGAGATGGGAAAATAACCGTTGAAGAAGTGTTTGAACTGATGAAGAGGCTTGGGGAGAGGTGTAGCTTGCAAGACTGTCGAAAAATGGTGAGAGCTGTGGATTCGAACCAAGATGGTGTGATTGATATGGACGAGTTCATGACAATGATGACTCAAAACACAAACATATAA